The genomic DNA CCCCGAGGACCGCGAGGGTGCCCTGCGCGCCGCCCGTGACACGCTGGGCTGAACCGCCACATCTCAACCCCCAAACCGTTAGGTTAGTCTTACCTAATCTCGCGAAGGGGGAGCGTTGGCCAGGAGTTGCGGACATCCGGACGGCTGCCATACCGGCGCCGTGCCCACGCTGGCCAGTGCCACCGTGGGGGCCCGGTTGTGGCTGCTGGTGGAGTACGCGGGCCCGTGGCCGTCCCATCTGGAGAGTTTCGACCTCCCCGAGGACGTTTCCGAGCTTGTCCGGCGGGCCCTGGACCGCGGCGTCCGACCCCAGCTCATCCGCCGCCCCGGACGTCGGGCCCGCCAGCGGGAGCAGGGGATGCGTGTGCTAGTCGCCCACGGCGAGGGCCCCGCCCCGTGGCTGGCCTCGGGCTTCGTCGCAGGTCCGGACGATCTTGACCTGGACGCGCTGGTGGCGGGAGTGGTCCCGGAGTCCTGCATACTTGAAGACGAGCCGGTATTTCTGGTCTGCACGCACGCCAAGCGCAATGCGTGTTGTGCCCGCATTGGACTACCCCTCGCCCGGACCCTGGCGGAAAACCTGCCCGGCCGGGTATGGGAAACGTCACACGTTGGTGGCGATCGGTACGCCGCCAACCTCGTGTGCTTGCCACACGGAATTTTCTACGGCAGCATGTCTCAGGCTGCTGCGATCGCAGCGGCGAACGCGTACCGGTCGGGCGAGGTCATCCTCGACCGTTTCCGGGGACGCGCAGGCATCCCTGAGCCATTGCAAGCCGTCGAGCACTTCGCCCGAGCCCATACGGGAGAGTGTTCCGTCGGCGCAGTGGCCGTGGAATCCTCCAGGTCGGACGGGGACGTCACCGAAGCCATCGTGCGCTGCGGCGACACCCGGCTGCAGGTTGTGGTTGAGCCATCGGCGTTCCGAGCGCCGTGTGGCACGGCTTGCGCCGAGACGATCACTACCTACCGGCTGGTTTCGCTGGACAGGCTCACGCCTGTGCGGTATGCCACGCCGGCACTCACCTGACCAAGGGAACATCACGGCCCCGCCTTGCGTTGGAACAGTGACGCCTAAAGCGTCCAATGCGGCCCAATTACCGAAATACCTCTCACGAAGGTGGTTTTCTCATGTCTCAGGTACGTCGGCAGCTCGCCCGCCCGCGCCCCAGCTGGGGTTGGCAGGATGATGCCGCGTGCCGGGGTGAGGACCTCGTGCTCTTCTTCGGCCCCGACGGGGAGCGGCAGCCCGAGCGTGACGTACGCGAGCGCAAGGCCAAGGCCATCTGCGCCCAGTGCCCCGTCCGCACCGAGTGCCTTGACTACGCGCTGTCCCGTCCGGAGAAGTACGGCACGTGGGGTGGCCTGAACGAGGACGAGCGCGCCTCCGAGCGTCGCCGTCGCATGCGCCGCGCCGCCAGCGCCGGCATCTCCGCCGCCTGACACCCGGCAGACCGAGCACCGCGTGATCCCGTAGTTGTCCCGATGAACCGAGTCCTGGCCAGCCACGTCCAGTCCTCGGCGAACCCGGTCGGGACAACCGCCTGATCAGGCGACACTCAACCCCCGAGCACGCGAAGAGCCCGGCGTCACCCTCGACGCCGGGCTCTTGTACGTCCGTCCCCCTCCGGTCCTCTGTCAGACGATCAGGTCGTCGAACTCCCCGTCCTTCGCCCCGAGGACGAACGCGGTGATCTCGGCCCGCGTGTAGACGAGTGCCGGGTCGTCCGGGAAGCGGGAGTTGCGCATCGCGATCTCCCCCGTGGGCAGGGTCGCCACCTCGACGCAGTTGCCGTTGGGGTTGCTCCGCCTGCTCTTGCGCCAGACGACGGGGAGGTGACCTGCGGGCGTTCCGTTGCGGAACTCATGCATGGAAGAAGCTCCTCGGCTTACAAATGCACGTGCATCCGTGCTTTGCGACGTGAGGATACGACGTCTCGGAGCTGGCCATATGCCACATGACGAAAAATGCGGGTATGGGGTGAATCACAGTGAGGGGAGCAGCCGCTCCAGGTACCTCCTGGTGTCGGCCGGCGACTCGGCCTGGATGCTCAGCCGGTCCATCACCTGCATGTAGTGCTCCGACTCGGCCGGCTTGTCGAGGTAGAGGGCGCTGGTGAGCTGCTCCATGTACACCACGTCGGGCAGTTCGCGCTCGGGGAAGCGCAGGATGCTGAACGCCCCGCCCGCCGCCGCGTGCCCGCCCCGGTCGAACGGCATGAGCTGCACGGTGACGTTACGCTGCGCCGTCATCTCCAGCAGGTGCTCGATCTGGGCGCGCATCACCTCGGGGCCGCCGGGGCTGCGCCGGACGACGGCCTCGTCGATCACCGCCCACAGGGTGAGCGCGTGCTCGCCGGCCAGCCGGCGCTGCCGCGTGGTGCGCAGCGTCACCCGGCGGTCGATCTCCTCCTCCGGCGTGCGCTCGTGGGCCAGCCTGATCACCGCCCTGGCGTAGCGGGGCTCCTGGAGCAGGCCGGGCACGAACTGGTTCTCGTAGGTACGGATGACCGAGGCCGCGCCCTCCAGCCCGATGTACACCTCGAACCAGCCGGGCAGCAGGTCGCCGTACTTGTGCCACCAGCCGGGGGCGTTGGCCTGCCGGGCCAGCCCGATCAGCGGAGCCCGCTCGGCCTCGTCGATGACGCCGTACAGGGTCAGCAGGTCGGCCACGTCGCGTTCCTTGAAGCTGACCTGGCCGAGCTCCAACCGGCTGATCTTGGCATGGGACGCGCGAATCGCGTACCCGGCGTCCTCTCGCGAGATACCCTTCTCCGTGCGGAGCCTGCGCAGCTGGGTGCCCAGCAGGATGCGCAGGACCGTGGGACTCCCCTGCGAATAGCCGAGGATGTTCCCCTCCGCACTCTGTGCGCTCACCACTGTCTCCCAGATCATCTGCACGTGCAGATGCGATTTGCATCTGTAAACGACGAAAAGTCTTGCATTGGTTAGCGCATCCCGTAAAGATGTGTCTGGATCACCTAAGACCGCGCTTCGGGGGCCTTTGCATGACGACTTTCGACGCCCGGCCGCAAGCCCCCTCTGGTGCCCGGCCGCCAGGATGGCTGTCCGCCATTCTGCTGGACGGGCGACACGCTTCGTGCGACGCGATCTTCCCGTCGGCCGAGTTAGGACTGATGGAGCCCGCGTGTGTGGCGTCGGCCAGGCGGTTCGTCGACCGCACACTGACCGGGTGGGGAGCCGACCGGGTGGCCTTCGAGGCGCAGCTCGTGGTCTCCGAGCTGGTGACCAACGCGATGCGACACGGCGGCGGCGTGGTCCAGCTCCGCCTGCTCGGACACGGACCCGAGCTGGCCTGCGTGGTGACCGACCACAGCCGGGTGCCCCCGATCGCCGCCTCCCCCGACATCTTCGCCGAGTTCGGCCGCGGGCTGCGGCTGGTCGAGGCCCTGTCCACGAACTGGGGCTGGATCATCGCCGGCACCCGCGACAAGCTCGTCTGGGCCGTGCTGGCGGCCTAGGCAGCCGGCGCCGGCGTGCCGGGCCCTCGACCGGCCACCGGTCCTGATACGGATGACGGTCCCAGGTCCGCGCGGGCTTCACGCCTCGGCCAGCAGGCTCAGCACGTCGGCGTCGGTCAACTGCTCGAAGCGCTCGTACCACTGCCCTACCGCGCGGAAGTCGGCGGGCACAATCAGGACCACCACCTCGTCGGCCTCCTCCCGCATGGCCTCGACGGTCTCCCGCGCCCCGACGGGCACCGCCAGCGTCAGCCGGCCCGGCCCGCGCGCCCGGACGGCTCTGAGCGCGGCCCGCGCCGTGCCGCCGGTGGCCAGCCCGTCGTCCACCACGATCACCTCGCGTCCGGCCAGGTCGGGCAGCGGGCGCTCGCCCCGGTACACCTCGACCCGGCGGGCCAGCTCCCGCCGTTCCTCCGCCACCACGCCCGCCACCGACTCGGACGTCATGCCCAGCCTGCGCAGCAGGCCCAGGTCGAGCACCGGCTCACCACCCTCGGCTATCGCGCCGACGCCCAGCTCGGGGGACGGCGGATAGCCGATCTTGCGGGTGACGAGCACGTCGAGGACGCCGCCCAGCCTCCGGGCGACCGGCAGCGCCACCGCCACACCGCCGCGCGGCAGGGCCAGCACCACCGGGTCGCTGATGTGCCGGAGCCGCTCGGCCAGCAGGGCCCCGGCTTCGGCGCGGTCGGCGAACACGTCCATGTCCTGGTCCTACCCGCCCCGCGCCCCTCCTCGCCACCACGGGCGTGGCAGCCGCGCGAACCCCGGCACGACCGCCCCCGCCGATGCGAGAGCGGTCGTCGGACGACCGCTCCCACACCCGGCGCGGTCAGGGGCGGTTGCGGCCGGCGCGGCGCATCTCCTTGTGGATGATCTTCCACTTGTCGCGCTGCTCGGCGCGCAGCCGCGCGTCGGTGCGTGCGGCCATCCAGGCGGCCTCGCGCTGCAGCTTGCGCCAGCTCTGCAGCCGTCGCTCGGGCAACGTCCCGCTGTCGAGCGCCTCCAGCACCGCGCAGCCGGGCTCGCTCTCGTGCCCGCAGTCGTGGAAGCGGCACTGCGCGGCCAGTTCCTCAATGTCGGAGAAGACCAGGTCGACGCCCTGGTGCATCTCGTACAGGCCCACCCGGCGGATGCCGGGGGTGTCGATGACGAGCCCGCCTCCCGGCAGCGGGATGAGCTCCCGGTGCACGGTGGTGTGACGACCCCGGCCGTCGGCGGCGCGCACCTGCTGCGTCTCCATCGCCTCGCCGCCCGCCAGCGCGTTGACCAGGGTGGACTTGCCGGCGCCGGAGGGGCCGAGCACGACGGCGGTGCGGGACCCGTCGAGGTAGCCGCGTACCAGCTCGACGCCGTCGCCGAGCAGCGACGAGACGGCGTGCACGTCGACGCCGGGCGCGGCGGCGCGCACGTCGGCGAGCAGGTCGTCCAGGCCGTCCTCGAAGAGGTCGGACTTGGTGATGAGCACGACGGGCGTGCCGCCCGACTCCCAGGCCAGCGCGACGAGCCGCTCGATGCGGCCCAGGTCGGCGAAGTCGGTGGAGTGCATGGACGGCTCGGCCACGAAGACGACGTCGACGTTGGCCGCGAGCACCTGGCCCTGGCCGTCGCCCGACAGGCCGCCGCGCGAGTCGCGGCTGACGCCGCCCCGGACGAACGCGGTGGTCCGCGACAGCACGGCGTCGAGCTCGTAGCGGCCCTCGGGCAGCGCGGCCAGCGCGACCCAGTCGCCGACGCACGGCAACGCCACCGGGTCGGCGGCGGCCGACCGGCGGATGTGGGCGGCGTAGCGGGCGTGGTGCTGGCCGTCGGCCGCGATCACCTCGGCGGAGCCGCGGTCGACGCGGGCGACCCGGGCGGGAACGGTGCCGGACGGCAGCTCGGCGGCGCGGGCGCCGGTCCAGCCGAGCAGGGAGAGATCGAAGGACGAAAGATCGGAAGACGAAAGGTCGGAAGACAACGCGGTGAGTCCTCTGGTCGAGAAGGAAGACCGGGTGGCTCAGGCAGGCACCCGGAGGTGGACGGACGGCATGCTGAAGCAGACCCGCATAGTCCCCACCTCCCCGCTTCTCGACGGACGCGCTCTTCGGCTCGTCGCGGAGACTCTACGCACACTTGCCTCCCGGCCGCAATCCCATTTTTCTGCGCGCCTGGTTGAACCCCGCCCGAGGCCCCGGCCGTACCCCCTGCCGACGCACTCGAGAAAGGGGAATGATGCGCACCAGCACGTATCCCCCGCCCTCGCCCGAGGGAGCCGCTCCGATGGGAAAGCCACGACTGAGCCATTGGATCAGGCGCGTACGACCGGATGACGACCTCGTCGTCTCGGCGCTCTACCGGGAGTACCACCGGCCGCTGCTGGCCTTCGTCGCCCGGCTGACCGGCGGCGACCGGCAGTGGGCGGAGGACGTCGTCCAGGAGACCATGATCCGCGCCTGGCGCAGCGCGGAGCGGCTGGACCCCGCCTCGGTCTCCCTGATGCCCTGGCTCGCCACCGTGGCCAGACGTATCGTGATCGATGACCGGCGGCGCAGGAACGCCCGCCCCCGGGAGTCGAGTGACGGGCCGCTGGAGAGCGTGCCCATGCCCGACGAGGTGGACGGAATGCTGCACCAGGTGGTCGTGACCGATGCGCTGAGGGCGCTGTCGCCGGCGCACCGCGAGATCCTCAACGAGACCATCCTGCGCGACCGGTCGGTCAACGACGCCGCGCGGGCCCTCGGGATCCCGGTCGGCACGGTCAAGTCGCGTGTCTACTACGCGGTGCGCGCCCTGCGCATCGCACTGGAGGAGAGAGGGGTGACGGCGTGACGTCGCGCGTGGAGCACACCGATGTGGGCGCCTACGCCCTCGGGCTCCTGGAGGAGGACGACAAGCGGGCCTTCGAGGCGCACCTGTACGTGTGCCCGGCGTGCCGGGCGGAGCTGCAGGACCTGGCCGGGGTGGCCATGGCGCTCGACGGGCTCGGCCCGCTGGAGGACGAGCCGCCGGTCCGCCGCGCGGGGACGCGGAGCGAGCCGCACGGTGACGCACGCGGTGACACGCGCGGTGAGGCTGAGGTGGTCGACCTCATGCGGCGCAGGCGGGCGGCCGACCGGCGCACCCGCCGGGGCACGGTCGTGATCGGCCTGGCCGCAGCGGTGACGCTGGTGGCCGGGGGGCTGACGGTCGGCATGCAGCTGAGCGGCGGCATGTCCGCGACGCAGGTCGCGACAGGGCAGGACCCGCACATGGGGCCCGCCGAGCAGTTCTACGCCGACGGCAGCCCCGTGGCCGGCGTCGGCGTCGGCGGGGTGAACGGGGGACTCGTCGTGGAGTCGAAGGCGTGGGGCACCCATGCCGCGCTCCGGCTGGCCGGGGTGAAGGGGCCGCTGGAGTGTGAGCTGGTGTCGGTGTCGAAGGCGGGGGTGCGGCGGGTCATGACGGGGTGGTCGGTGCCGCCCGCCGGTTACGGGGTCCCGGGGCAGCCGCAGCCCCTGTACATGCACGGGGGCAGCCCGTCGCCGCTGGCCGAGATCGACCGGTTCGAGGTGGTGACGACGACGGGGAAGAAGCTGCTGACCGTGGAGGTCTGAGCTCTCGGAGATGCCCTCTCACCTGAGGTGAGGGGGCATTTTGCGGTTCCGGGGCCCGGCGTTGAACCCGGCGGGGGGCGGGCCCCGTACTGCCTGCCATACGAGCCGGAACACCCCAGCCCCCGAGAGGTTCCCGATGCCGCTTTCCCGACCCGCACTCACCGGTGCCGCGCTCGCCACCGGACTGCTGGCCTGCGCCCTGGCTCCGGCGGCCGTCACCGCCTCCCCCACCGGCACGACGGCCGCCGGGACGCGGGAGACGCCCCGGGCCGTCTACCTCGCCGCGGGGCTGCGCGGCGCCAACGAGGTGGGTGCCAAGGGGGACGCCGACGGCCGCTCGACGGTCGTGCTGAAGATCAGCGGGAACCGGGTGACGTTCGCGATCCGGTGGAACAGGATCGACCTGCCCTCGGCGGGACACGTCCACCTGGGCGCCCGGGGCACGAACGGCGCCGTGAAGATCCCGTTCTTCACGGCGGCGCCGCCGAGGACGACGCTGGGCGTGCTGGGCACGGTCGAGGCCGACGCCGCGCTCCTCGGCTCGCTGGTGCGCGACCCGAGCGGGTTCTACGCCAACCTGCACAACGCCAAGCACCCGCAGGGCGCCGTACGCGGCCAGTTCCACCGGCTGGCCCGGCCGGTGGACCTGCGCGGCGTGCTGCACGGCAGCAACCAGGCGACGCTCGGCGCGCACGCCGACGGGGCGCAGGAGGTACGCGGGGACGACGGCATGAAGCGCGGCGACCCCGACGGAGGTGGCGCCTGGTGGCTGCGCCCGCACGGGTCGGCCATCGGGTACACGGCCCTGTGGGAGGGGCTCGCCCCGGTGACCGGCGGCCACATCCACAAGGGCGGCCCCGGCCGGAACGGCCCGGTGGTGGCCGACCTGCTCGGCGCGCCCGCCAAGGGGCTGCCGGCCAACCTGATCGGCCTGGCCGGCGAGGCCCGGGTGCCCGCCGCCGTGGTCAGGCGGATCGCCGCCAACCCCGGCGGGTACTACACCAACCTGCACACCACCGAGTTCGGCGGCGGCGCGGTCCGCAGCAGGCTCGCCGGCGGCCGGCTCGACCACCCGCGGGCGCTCACGGCCGACGTGCTGCGCGGCAGGCAGGTGTACGCCTGCGCCAGGCAGCGGGGCGGCGGCCACGCCTTCACCCGCCCGCACGGGGCGGCCGCCGAGCTGCGGCGCGGTATCTCCCTGACGCTGGCCCCCGGCGGCTCGCCGAGATGGGCCGCCTCCGACGGCAGCGCGGTGCGCGGCCGGCCCGTCGCCCGGACCGCGGACGGCCGGGGCAGGCTCCCGGTGCTGCTGCTGGCCGCGGCCCCGTCGGGGCGAGGCGGCCTGCTGTCGCACACCACGCAGATCCTGCGGGTCAACGCCGAGGGCGGCCTGCCGCCCGCCGGCTCCTGCAGGCCGGGCACGAAGGCGCTGGTGCCGTTCGGCGCCGACTACCTCTTCCTCGGCTGACGGGGACGAGCGTCCCCCGCCGGGGTCCGGCCCCTCGGCCACTCCCCCCGCCCGCTCCCGGCCACCGGCCCACCCCCGGGAGCGGCGACGCCCCGCCGCACATCTCGCAGCCTGTGCGGCGGGGCGTCCTCTCACTCCGGTGTCCGAGTGCTCGGGTGTCCGAGTGCTCCGGTGTCCGGTCGTCCCGGTGTCCGAGTGCTCGGGTGTCCGGTCGTCCCGGTGTCCGAGTGCTCGGGTGTCCGGTCGTTCCGGTTTCCGGTCGCTTCGGTGTCTAGGACAGGCCGGGCGCCGGGAACCTGGCGGTCAGCTCGCTGACCTCGCCGTGCACCCGGGCGATGACGTCCTCGGCGTCGCCCTTGGCCAGGGCGGTGACGACCTCGTCCATCCAGGCGCCGATCTGCCGCATCTCCGGCTCGCGCATGCCGCGCGAGGTGACCGACGGCGTGCCGATGCGGATGCCGGACGGGTCGAACGGCTTGCGGGTGTCGAACGGCACCGCGTTGTAGTTGGTCTCCAGGCCGGCCCGGTCGAGCGCCTGGGCGGCGGGCTTGCCGCCGATGCCCTTGGGCGTGAGGTCGACGAGGATCAGGTGGTTGTCGGTGCCGCCGGACACCAGGTCGAAGCCGCGGCTCGCGAGCTCCTCGGCCAGCGCCTTGGCGTTGGCCACCACCTGGTGGGCGTAGGCCTTGAAGTCGTCCGTCGAGGCCTCGTGCAGGGCCACGGCGATGGCGGCGGTGGTGTGGTTGTGCGGGCCGCCCTGCAGGCCGGGGAAGACGGCCTTGTTGAGCGCGGTGGCGTGCTCGTCGGTCGTCGCCATCAGCATGGCGCCGCGCGGGCCGCGCAGCGTCTTGTGGGTGGTGGTGGAGATGACGTCGGCGTGGCCCACCGGCGACGGGTGCGCACCGCCCGCGACCAGGCCCGCGATGTGCGCGATGTCGGCCGCGAGCACGGCGTCCACCTCGCGGGCGATCGAGGCGAAGCCCTCGAAGTCGATCGTGCGCGGGATCGCCGTGCCACCGCAGAAGATCACCTTGGGCCGGTGCTCCAGAGCCAGCTCGCGCACCTCGTCGAGGTCGACGCGGCCGGTGTCCTTGCGCACGCCGTAGCGGACCGGGTTGAACCACTTGCCGGTGGCCGAGACGGACCAGCCGTGGGTGAGGTGACCGCCGAACGGCAGGCCCATGCCCATCACGGTGTCGCCGGGCTGCATGAACGCCAGGTAGATGGCGAGGTTGGCCGGCGAGCCGGAGTAGGGTTGGACGTTGGCGTGGTTGACGCCGAACAGCGCCTTGGCCCGCTCGATCGCGAGGGTCTCGATCTGGTCGATGACCTGCTGGCCCTCGTAGTAGCGCTTGCCCGCGTAGCCCTCGGAGTACTTGTTCGTCAGGACCGTGCCGGTGGCCTCGAGGACCGCCTTGGAGACGTAGTTCTCCGAAGCGATCAGCTTGACGGTGTCGGCCTGGCGACGCTCTTCGGCCTGGATGAGCTCGGCGATCTGCGGGTCGACGCTAGCGAGAGAACTCATGACTCTCCTGTCATCATTGACATGGCGAAGACCCAGGCGCACGGCCTCCGCTCCTTTCGCTCCCTGGTGGTGGTCCACCTTCATGCGCCAGTCGCGTCGCTTCCGACCCTATCGGAAGTGGTGGGCCGGCTCACTTCGGCATCACGACCGGCAGCCGGCCGACCCCCGGCCACAGCCGGTCCACCTCGGCGTTCAGGATGGCCCCGATGAGCACGGCCAGGGCGGTGATGTACAGCCACAGCAGCAGGGCGATCGGCGCGGCCAGCGAGCCGTACACCGACACGGGCGAGAACCACGCGGCGAGGACGGCGCGCAGCACGGCGGCGCAGGCGATCCACAGCATCAGCGCCAGGATCGCCCCGGGCAGCTCCCGGAACCACCTGGTGCGCAGCGGCACGCTCACGTGGTAGAGCACGGTGAGGAACAGCACCGACCCGATGATCACGACCGGCCAGTAGAGCAGGTCGATCATGACGCCGTACTCGCCGGGCAGGGCGTCCTTGAGCAGCGTGGGCCCGATGACGAGGATCGGCATGACGATGATGCCGACGACGAGCCCCACCACGTACAGGCCGAACGACATCAGCCGGGTGCGGACGATGCCACGCTCCTCGCCCAGCCCGTAGGCGACGGAGATGAGGTCGACGTACACGTAGAGGGCCCGCGAACCCGACCACAGCGACAGCAGGAAGCCCAGCGAGATGATCGACACCTTGCTGGCGTCGTCTCTCAGCACGTCGTTGATGAGCGGGTCGACCACGGTGATGATCGTGTCCTGCGTGAACAGCACGCCCGCCTGGTCGATCACCCACCGGTGGACCTCTTCGACGCGGTCCTTGCCGAGCCAGGTGCCCAGCTTGGCCAGCACGCCGATGAGGCCCAGCACGAAGGGCGGCAGCGACAGCAGGGCGAAGAACGCCGCCTCGCCCGCCAGGCCCGTCACCCGGTAGGTGACGCCGGCGTTGGTGGCCGCGCGCAGGATCGCGAAGTGCTTGGTGTCGCACACCCAGTTGAGGCCGGCCCGCACATTGGCGGCGAGCCGCCTCTTCGGCCGCACGGGAGCGTCGGT from Nonomuraea muscovyensis includes the following:
- a CDS encoding sucrase ferredoxin, whose translation is MPTLASATVGARLWLLVEYAGPWPSHLESFDLPEDVSELVRRALDRGVRPQLIRRPGRRARQREQGMRVLVAHGEGPAPWLASGFVAGPDDLDLDALVAGVVPESCILEDEPVFLVCTHAKRNACCARIGLPLARTLAENLPGRVWETSHVGGDRYAANLVCLPHGIFYGSMSQAAAIAAANAYRSGEVILDRFRGRAGIPEPLQAVEHFARAHTGECSVGAVAVESSRSDGDVTEAIVRCGDTRLQVVVEPSAFRAPCGTACAETITTYRLVSLDRLTPVRYATPALT
- a CDS encoding WhiB family transcriptional regulator, which encodes MSQVRRQLARPRPSWGWQDDAACRGEDLVLFFGPDGERQPERDVRERKAKAICAQCPVRTECLDYALSRPEKYGTWGGLNEDERASERRRRMRRAASAGISAA
- a CDS encoding DUF397 domain-containing protein; translated protein: MHEFRNGTPAGHLPVVWRKSRRSNPNGNCVEVATLPTGEIAMRNSRFPDDPALVYTRAEITAFVLGAKDGEFDDLIV
- a CDS encoding helix-turn-helix domain-containing protein — protein: MIWETVVSAQSAEGNILGYSQGSPTVLRILLGTQLRRLRTEKGISREDAGYAIRASHAKISRLELGQVSFKERDVADLLTLYGVIDEAERAPLIGLARQANAPGWWHKYGDLLPGWFEVYIGLEGAASVIRTYENQFVPGLLQEPRYARAVIRLAHERTPEEEIDRRVTLRTTRQRRLAGEHALTLWAVIDEAVVRRSPGGPEVMRAQIEHLLEMTAQRNVTVQLMPFDRGGHAAAGGAFSILRFPERELPDVVYMEQLTSALYLDKPAESEHYMQVMDRLSIQAESPADTRRYLERLLPSL
- a CDS encoding ATP-binding protein, yielding MASARRFVDRTLTGWGADRVAFEAQLVVSELVTNAMRHGGGVVQLRLLGHGPELACVVTDHSRVPPIAASPDIFAEFGRGLRLVEALSTNWGWIIAGTRDKLVWAVLAA
- a CDS encoding phosphoribosyltransferase; its protein translation is MDVFADRAEAGALLAERLRHISDPVVLALPRGGVAVALPVARRLGGVLDVLVTRKIGYPPSPELGVGAIAEGGEPVLDLGLLRRLGMTSESVAGVVAEERRELARRVEVYRGERPLPDLAGREVIVVDDGLATGGTARAALRAVRARGPGRLTLAVPVGARETVEAMREEADEVVVLIVPADFRAVGQWYERFEQLTDADVLSLLAEA
- the rsgA gene encoding ribosome small subunit-dependent GTPase A; protein product: MSSDLSSSDLSSFDLSLLGWTGARAAELPSGTVPARVARVDRGSAEVIAADGQHHARYAAHIRRSAAADPVALPCVGDWVALAALPEGRYELDAVLSRTTAFVRGGVSRDSRGGLSGDGQGQVLAANVDVVFVAEPSMHSTDFADLGRIERLVALAWESGGTPVVLITKSDLFEDGLDDLLADVRAAAPGVDVHAVSSLLGDGVELVRGYLDGSRTAVVLGPSGAGKSTLVNALAGGEAMETQQVRAADGRGRHTTVHRELIPLPGGGLVIDTPGIRRVGLYEMHQGVDLVFSDIEELAAQCRFHDCGHESEPGCAVLEALDSGTLPERRLQSWRKLQREAAWMAARTDARLRAEQRDKWKIIHKEMRRAGRNRP
- a CDS encoding sigma-70 family RNA polymerase sigma factor, coding for MGKPRLSHWIRRVRPDDDLVVSALYREYHRPLLAFVARLTGGDRQWAEDVVQETMIRAWRSAERLDPASVSLMPWLATVARRIVIDDRRRRNARPRESSDGPLESVPMPDEVDGMLHQVVVTDALRALSPAHREILNETILRDRSVNDAARALGIPVGTVKSRVYYAVRALRIALEERGVTA
- a CDS encoding anti-sigma factor family protein; this encodes MTSRVEHTDVGAYALGLLEEDDKRAFEAHLYVCPACRAELQDLAGVAMALDGLGPLEDEPPVRRAGTRSEPHGDARGDTRGEAEVVDLMRRRRAADRRTRRGTVVIGLAAAVTLVAGGLTVGMQLSGGMSATQVATGQDPHMGPAEQFYADGSPVAGVGVGGVNGGLVVESKAWGTHAALRLAGVKGPLECELVSVSKAGVRRVMTGWSVPPAGYGVPGQPQPLYMHGGSPSPLAEIDRFEVVTTTGKKLLTVEV
- a CDS encoding CHRD domain-containing protein, with product MPLSRPALTGAALATGLLACALAPAAVTASPTGTTAAGTRETPRAVYLAAGLRGANEVGAKGDADGRSTVVLKISGNRVTFAIRWNRIDLPSAGHVHLGARGTNGAVKIPFFTAAPPRTTLGVLGTVEADAALLGSLVRDPSGFYANLHNAKHPQGAVRGQFHRLARPVDLRGVLHGSNQATLGAHADGAQEVRGDDGMKRGDPDGGGAWWLRPHGSAIGYTALWEGLAPVTGGHIHKGGPGRNGPVVADLLGAPAKGLPANLIGLAGEARVPAAVVRRIAANPGGYYTNLHTTEFGGGAVRSRLAGGRLDHPRALTADVLRGRQVYACARQRGGGHAFTRPHGAAAELRRGISLTLAPGGSPRWAASDGSAVRGRPVARTADGRGRLPVLLLAAAPSGRGGLLSHTTQILRVNAEGGLPPAGSCRPGTKALVPFGADYLFLG
- the glyA gene encoding serine hydroxymethyltransferase codes for the protein MSSLASVDPQIAELIQAEERRQADTVKLIASENYVSKAVLEATGTVLTNKYSEGYAGKRYYEGQQVIDQIETLAIERAKALFGVNHANVQPYSGSPANLAIYLAFMQPGDTVMGMGLPFGGHLTHGWSVSATGKWFNPVRYGVRKDTGRVDLDEVRELALEHRPKVIFCGGTAIPRTIDFEGFASIAREVDAVLAADIAHIAGLVAGGAHPSPVGHADVISTTTHKTLRGPRGAMLMATTDEHATALNKAVFPGLQGGPHNHTTAAIAVALHEASTDDFKAYAHQVVANAKALAEELASRGFDLVSGGTDNHLILVDLTPKGIGGKPAAQALDRAGLETNYNAVPFDTRKPFDPSGIRIGTPSVTSRGMREPEMRQIGAWMDEVVTALAKGDAEDVIARVHGEVSELTARFPAPGLS
- a CDS encoding YihY/virulence factor BrkB family protein, with translation MTSTDAPVRPKRRLAANVRAGLNWVCDTKHFAILRAATNAGVTYRVTGLAGEAAFFALLSLPPFVLGLIGVLAKLGTWLGKDRVEEVHRWVIDQAGVLFTQDTIITVVDPLINDVLRDDASKVSIISLGFLLSLWSGSRALYVYVDLISVAYGLGEERGIVRTRLMSFGLYVVGLVVGIIVMPILVIGPTLLKDALPGEYGVMIDLLYWPVVIIGSVLFLTVLYHVSVPLRTRWFRELPGAILALMLWIACAAVLRAVLAAWFSPVSVYGSLAAPIALLLWLYITALAVLIGAILNAEVDRLWPGVGRLPVVMPK